One Kineococcus endophyticus genomic region harbors:
- a CDS encoding acetolactate synthase large subunit, with protein MPEQLPLDPKLPVARLTGAQSLVRSLEAVGVEVVFGYPGGTILPSYDPLMDSPTVQHILVRHEQGAGHAAEGYAQATGKVGVCMATSGPGATNLVTPIADAYMDSVPLVAITGQVGTKAIGTDAFQEADITGITIPITKHNYLVTDPAEIPRTIAEAFHLASTGRPGPVLVDIPKSVQTAITSYAWPETVDLPGYRPVVRPHSKQIREAARLIAASERPVLYVGGGVIKADASAELRALADLTGIPAVTTLMARGALPDSHPNHLGMPGMHGTVAAVTALQKADLLITLGARFDDRVTGELSSFAPEAKVVHADIDPAEIGKNRAVDVPIVGDAKLVIAELTAAVAAEFEKGRADLSAWHELTQSWKATYPLGYADSEDGTLAPQYVIERLGAIAGPEAVYVAGVGQHQMWSAQFVQYENPRTWINSGGLGTMGFSIPAAMGAKVGLPDTVVWAIDGDGCFQMTNQELATCTLNGIPLKVAIINNSSLGMVRQWQTLFYSERYSNTDLHSGDHHGTHAAPVPDFVKLADAYGCVGLRCDKPEDVDATIEKAMAINDVPVVIDFRVHRDAMVWPMVEAGVSNDAIQYARGVSPQWDREESGDTVSGEEKVIS; from the coding sequence ATGCCAGAGCAACTGCCCCTGGACCCCAAGCTCCCCGTCGCCCGGCTCACCGGCGCGCAGAGCCTCGTCCGTTCGCTCGAGGCGGTAGGGGTCGAGGTCGTCTTCGGCTACCCGGGCGGAACGATCCTCCCGAGCTACGACCCGCTCATGGACTCCCCGACCGTCCAGCACATCCTCGTGCGGCACGAGCAGGGCGCCGGGCACGCGGCCGAGGGCTACGCCCAGGCCACCGGCAAGGTCGGCGTCTGCATGGCCACCTCCGGCCCGGGTGCGACGAACCTCGTGACCCCGATCGCGGACGCCTACATGGACTCCGTCCCCCTCGTCGCGATCACCGGCCAGGTCGGCACGAAGGCCATCGGCACGGACGCCTTCCAGGAGGCGGACATCACCGGGATCACGATCCCGATCACCAAGCACAACTACCTGGTGACCGACCCGGCGGAGATCCCGCGCACGATCGCCGAGGCCTTCCACCTCGCCTCGACCGGCCGACCCGGTCCGGTCCTGGTCGACATCCCGAAGTCGGTGCAGACGGCGATCACGTCCTACGCCTGGCCCGAGACGGTCGACCTGCCCGGCTACCGACCCGTCGTCCGCCCGCACAGCAAGCAGATCCGCGAGGCCGCCCGGCTCATCGCCGCCTCCGAGCGTCCCGTGCTCTACGTCGGCGGCGGCGTCATCAAGGCCGACGCCTCGGCCGAGCTGCGGGCCCTGGCCGACCTCACCGGCATCCCGGCCGTCACGACGCTCATGGCCCGCGGCGCGCTGCCCGACTCGCACCCGAACCACCTCGGCATGCCGGGGATGCACGGGACGGTCGCGGCCGTCACGGCGCTGCAGAAGGCCGACCTGCTCATCACCCTCGGCGCCCGCTTCGACGACCGCGTCACGGGGGAGCTGTCGAGCTTCGCCCCCGAGGCCAAGGTGGTCCACGCCGACATCGACCCGGCGGAGATCGGCAAGAACCGCGCGGTCGACGTGCCGATCGTGGGCGACGCCAAGCTCGTCATCGCCGAGCTGACGGCTGCCGTGGCCGCGGAGTTCGAGAAGGGCCGCGCCGACCTGTCCGCGTGGCACGAGCTGACGCAGTCCTGGAAGGCGACGTACCCGCTGGGGTACGCCGACTCCGAGGACGGGACGCTGGCGCCGCAGTACGTCATCGAGCGCCTCGGCGCCATCGCCGGTCCCGAGGCCGTCTACGTCGCGGGTGTCGGGCAGCACCAGATGTGGTCCGCTCAGTTCGTCCAGTACGAGAACCCGCGCACCTGGATCAACTCCGGGGGCCTGGGGACCATGGGGTTCTCCATCCCGGCCGCCATGGGCGCCAAGGTGGGCCTACCGGACACCGTCGTGTGGGCGATCGACGGCGACGGCTGCTTCCAGATGACGAACCAGGAACTGGCGACGTGCACCCTCAACGGGATCCCGCTGAAGGTCGCGATCATCAACAACTCCTCGCTCGGCATGGTGCGGCAGTGGCAGACGCTCTTCTACTCCGAGCGCTACTCCAACACCGACCTGCACTCCGGTGACCACCACGGGACGCACGCGGCCCCGGTCCCGGACTTCGTCAAGCTCGCCGACGCCTACGGCTGCGTGGGTCTGCGTTGCGACAAGCCCGAGGACGTCGACGCGACGATCGAGAAGGCCATGGCCATCAACGACGTCCCCGTCGTCATCGACTTCCGCGTCCACCGCGACGCCATGGTCTGGCCGATGGTCGAGGCCGGCGTGAGCAACGACGCCATCCAGTACGCCCGCGGGGTCTCGCCCCAGTGGGACCGCGAGGAGTCCGGCGACACCGTCTCCGGCGAGGAGAAGGTGATCTCCTGA
- the ilvD gene encoding dihydroxy-acid dehydratase, whose amino-acid sequence MSPADEIDVKPRSRQVTDGLEATASRGMLRAVGMGDDDWEKPQIGVASSWNEITPCNLPLDRLAKAVKDGVHAARGYPLEFGTISVSDGISMGHQGMHFSLVSREVIADSVETVMSAERLDGSVLLAGCDKSLPGMLMAAARLDLASVFLYAGTILPGRAKLSDGSEHEVTLIDAFEAVGACARGLMSREDVDVIERAICPGEGACGGMYTANTMAAAAEALGMSLPGSAAPPATDRRRDGFARRSGEAVVNLLRHGITARQILTKEAFENAIAVVMALGGSTNAVLHLLAIAYEAEVDLTLADFDRVAGKVPHLGDLKPFGKHVMVDVDRIGGIPVVMRALLDAGLLHGDVLTVTGKTMAENLADIAPPDVDGVVLRALDNPIHKTGGITILTGNLAPGGAVVKSAGFDSEVFEGTARVFERERAALDALEDGTISAGDVVVIRYEGPKGGPGMREMLAITGAIKGAGLGKDVLLLTDGRFSGGTTGLCVGHIAPEAVDGGPVAFVRDGDRIRLDVAGKTLEVLVDDEELAARREGWAPLPPVFTRGVLAKYAKQVQSASVGAVCS is encoded by the coding sequence GTGAGCCCAGCCGATGAGATCGACGTCAAACCGCGCAGCCGGCAGGTCACCGACGGGCTGGAGGCGACCGCCTCGCGCGGCATGCTCCGCGCCGTCGGCATGGGGGACGACGACTGGGAGAAGCCCCAGATCGGCGTCGCCTCGAGCTGGAACGAGATCACCCCCTGCAACCTGCCCCTGGACCGCCTCGCCAAGGCCGTCAAGGACGGGGTGCACGCCGCCCGCGGGTACCCGCTGGAGTTCGGCACCATCTCCGTCTCCGACGGCATCTCCATGGGCCACCAGGGGATGCACTTCTCCCTCGTCTCGCGCGAGGTCATCGCCGACTCCGTCGAGACGGTCATGAGCGCCGAGCGCCTCGACGGCTCGGTCCTGCTCGCCGGCTGCGACAAGTCGCTGCCCGGCATGCTCATGGCCGCCGCGCGCCTCGACCTCGCGAGCGTCTTCCTCTACGCCGGGACGATCCTGCCGGGCCGGGCCAAGCTCTCCGACGGCAGCGAGCACGAGGTCACGCTCATCGACGCCTTCGAGGCCGTCGGGGCCTGCGCCCGCGGGCTCATGTCGCGTGAGGACGTCGACGTCATCGAGCGCGCGATCTGCCCGGGCGAGGGCGCCTGCGGCGGCATGTACACCGCCAACACGATGGCCGCCGCCGCCGAGGCGCTCGGCATGTCGCTGCCCGGCAGCGCCGCGCCGCCTGCGACCGACCGCCGCCGCGACGGGTTCGCCCGCCGCTCGGGCGAGGCCGTGGTCAACCTGCTGCGCCACGGCATCACGGCCCGGCAGATCCTCACCAAGGAGGCGTTCGAGAACGCCATCGCCGTCGTCATGGCCCTCGGCGGCTCGACCAACGCCGTGCTGCACCTGCTGGCCATCGCCTACGAGGCCGAGGTCGACCTCACCCTCGCCGACTTCGACCGCGTCGCGGGCAAGGTGCCGCACCTGGGCGACCTCAAGCCGTTCGGCAAGCACGTCATGGTCGACGTCGACCGCATCGGCGGGATCCCCGTCGTCATGCGCGCGCTGCTGGACGCCGGTCTGCTGCACGGCGACGTGCTGACGGTGACCGGGAAGACGATGGCCGAGAACCTCGCCGACATCGCGCCGCCGGACGTCGACGGGGTCGTGCTGCGCGCCCTGGACAACCCGATCCACAAGACCGGCGGCATCACGATCCTCACGGGCAACCTCGCCCCGGGCGGGGCCGTGGTGAAGAGCGCCGGGTTCGACTCGGAGGTGTTCGAGGGCACGGCCCGCGTCTTCGAGCGCGAGCGCGCGGCCCTCGACGCCCTCGAGGACGGCACGATCTCGGCCGGCGACGTCGTCGTCATCCGCTACGAGGGCCCCAAGGGCGGTCCGGGGATGCGCGAGATGCTCGCGATCACCGGGGCGATCAAGGGCGCGGGGCTGGGCAAGGACGTGCTCCTGCTCACTGACGGCCGCTTCTCCGGCGGGACGACGGGCCTGTGCGTGGGGCACATCGCCCCCGAGGCCGTCGACGGGGGACCGGTCGCGTTCGTCCGCGACGGCGACCGCATCCGCCTCGACGTCGCGGGCAAGACGCTCGAGGTCCTCGTCGACGACGAGGAGCTGGCGGCCCGGCGCGAGGGCTGGGCCCCGCTGCCGCCCGTGTTCACGCGCGGGGTCCTGGCCAAGTACGCCAAGCAGGTGCAGTCGGCCTCGGTCGGCGCGGTCTGCAGCTGA
- a CDS encoding LacI family DNA-binding transcriptional regulator has translation MSRTPAGVSRQTVTRAVNDMPGINPGTRERVLAAARELNYHPSRFGRGLVKPSARTLGLVVGDLTNPYYADLAATVLRLAAERGWNVVMAEPGSVADLVGAADAVVGFTGLALEPPGAGAPNLPVVEIDPPRVHPGHGRIEFERLTATRDAVRHLLERGTRRPVVLDAASRSSRGRTFLEAFGEAGVDAVVVDRDTPWADLAELSPDALVAFNDLEGFRLLRELRAHGVDVPGDVRVVGVDGLAVGDFVTPRLSTLAIDLAEVGRAALDLVAELSEGPGRNLTRVVPHRFVVRDST, from the coding sequence GTGAGCCGCACCCCGGCCGGGGTGTCCCGGCAGACGGTCACCCGGGCGGTCAACGACATGCCCGGCATCAACCCCGGGACGCGCGAGCGGGTCCTCGCCGCCGCCCGGGAGCTGAACTACCACCCGTCGCGGTTCGGACGCGGGCTCGTCAAACCCTCGGCCCGCACCCTGGGGCTGGTCGTGGGCGACCTCACGAACCCCTACTACGCCGACCTCGCCGCCACCGTGCTGCGGCTCGCGGCCGAACGCGGGTGGAACGTCGTCATGGCCGAACCCGGGTCCGTGGCCGACCTCGTCGGCGCGGCCGACGCCGTCGTGGGTTTCACGGGCCTGGCGCTGGAACCCCCAGGGGCCGGTGCCCCCAACCTGCCCGTCGTGGAGATCGACCCGCCCCGCGTCCACCCGGGGCACGGCCGCATCGAGTTCGAGCGGCTCACCGCCACGCGGGACGCAGTGCGGCACCTGCTGGAGCGGGGGACGCGCAGGCCGGTTGTGCTCGACGCGGCGTCCCGGTCCTCGCGCGGCCGGACGTTCCTCGAGGCCTTCGGCGAGGCGGGGGTCGACGCCGTCGTCGTCGACCGCGACACCCCCTGGGCGGACCTGGCCGAGCTCTCCCCCGACGCGCTCGTCGCGTTCAACGACCTCGAGGGTTTCCGGCTGCTGCGCGAACTCCGGGCGCACGGCGTGGACGTGCCCGGGGACGTGCGGGTCGTCGGCGTCGACGGCCTGGCGGTGGGCGACTTCGTCACTCCCCGGCTCTCGACGCTGGCCATCGACCTGGCCGAGGTCGGGCGAGCCGCCCTCGACCTCGTCGCCGAGCTGTCCGAGGGACCGGGCCGGAACCTCACCCGGGTGGTCCCGCACCGGTTCGTGGTGCGCGACTCGACCTGA
- a CDS encoding aldo/keto reductase — translation MSTPTRWAVLGPGGIAHRFASQLPFADAQLTAVGGSPTAGGQERARAFAEEFAALSDGGAFVGDYDAVLARDDVDAVYVSTVHVTHARLALAAIRAGKHVLCEKPFAPNNGSVMAVVDAARASGVNVLEAYMYAHHPQTQKLLDLVRSGAIGTVQHVDASFAFATGAKQGRLYDADLAGGGILDVGGYPVSAAYLVASAALGRPAAVQEFSAQGTVGETGVDEWATASIVFAGGVTAAVRTGVALSDPQTITVYGSAGRIHLPDPWTILGDTRVVLTRPGAEPEEFAFDPELPENKAYALEAKALVGDDTPAFTLDDTLAVNAVLDRWRAEIGLRYPFETDTADIPTVSGLPLRRTEPTAMKYGRIPGLDREVSRLVMGCDNQPDLAHASAIFDAFVEAGGNTFDTAWLYGSGKYEKLLGRWMANRGNRDDLNIIVKGCHTPHCDPESLTRQLFESFERQGHEHADIYMMHRDNEDIPVGEFVDVLDEHAAAGRITVYGGSNWSTARVDEANEYARKNGKRPFSVLSNHFGLAEAYDVPWAGCRHVTDPASKQWLSERDIALLPWSSQARGFFARANPEDRSDAELVRCYYSEANFERKARAEKLGRELGVPATAIALAFVLAQPFQVFALFGPRTIAEARSSMTGLGVELDEQQVAWLDLREG, via the coding sequence ATGTCGACCCCCACCCGCTGGGCCGTGCTCGGTCCCGGTGGCATCGCCCACCGGTTCGCCTCCCAGCTGCCCTTCGCCGACGCGCAGCTCACGGCCGTCGGCGGCTCCCCCACGGCCGGTGGCCAGGAGCGGGCCCGGGCCTTCGCCGAGGAGTTCGCCGCCCTGTCCGACGGGGGCGCCTTCGTCGGCGACTACGACGCCGTCCTGGCCCGCGACGACGTCGACGCCGTCTACGTCAGCACCGTCCACGTCACGCACGCCCGCCTGGCCCTGGCCGCGATCCGCGCCGGCAAGCACGTGCTGTGCGAGAAGCCGTTCGCCCCGAACAACGGCAGCGTCATGGCCGTCGTCGACGCGGCCCGCGCCTCCGGCGTGAACGTCCTCGAGGCGTACATGTACGCCCACCACCCGCAGACGCAGAAGCTGCTCGACCTCGTCCGCTCCGGCGCGATCGGCACCGTCCAGCACGTCGACGCGAGCTTCGCCTTCGCCACGGGCGCGAAGCAGGGGCGCCTGTACGACGCCGACCTCGCCGGTGGCGGCATCCTCGACGTCGGCGGCTACCCCGTCTCCGCCGCGTACCTCGTCGCGAGCGCGGCCCTCGGCCGCCCGGCCGCGGTGCAGGAGTTCTCCGCCCAGGGCACGGTCGGCGAGACCGGCGTCGACGAGTGGGCGACGGCCTCGATCGTCTTCGCCGGGGGCGTCACCGCCGCCGTCCGCACGGGCGTCGCCCTGTCCGACCCGCAGACGATCACGGTCTACGGTTCGGCGGGCCGCATCCACCTGCCGGACCCGTGGACGATCCTCGGCGACACCCGCGTCGTGCTCACCCGGCCGGGCGCCGAACCGGAGGAGTTCGCGTTCGACCCGGAACTGCCGGAGAACAAGGCCTACGCCCTCGAGGCGAAGGCGCTCGTCGGCGACGACACGCCCGCGTTCACGCTCGACGACACGCTCGCCGTCAACGCCGTGCTGGACCGCTGGCGCGCCGAGATCGGACTGCGCTACCCGTTCGAGACCGACACCGCGGACATCCCCACCGTCTCGGGCCTGCCGCTGCGGCGCACCGAACCCACGGCCATGAAGTACGGCCGCATCCCCGGCCTGGACCGCGAGGTCTCCCGCCTCGTCATGGGGTGCGACAACCAGCCCGACCTCGCGCACGCCTCCGCCATCTTCGACGCGTTCGTTGAGGCCGGCGGGAACACGTTCGACACGGCGTGGCTGTACGGCTCGGGCAAGTACGAGAAGCTGCTCGGCCGGTGGATGGCCAACCGCGGGAACCGCGACGACCTGAACATCATCGTCAAGGGCTGCCACACCCCGCACTGCGACCCCGAGTCCCTCACCCGCCAGCTCTTCGAGTCCTTCGAGCGGCAGGGCCACGAGCACGCGGACATCTACATGATGCACCGCGACAACGAGGACATCCCCGTCGGTGAGTTCGTCGACGTCCTCGACGAGCACGCCGCGGCCGGCCGCATCACCGTCTACGGCGGCTCGAACTGGTCGACCGCCCGCGTCGACGAGGCCAACGAGTACGCCCGCAAGAACGGCAAGCGGCCGTTCTCGGTGCTGTCCAACCACTTCGGGCTCGCCGAGGCGTACGACGTGCCGTGGGCGGGCTGCCGCCACGTGACCGACCCGGCGTCCAAGCAGTGGCTCTCCGAACGCGACATCGCCCTGCTGCCCTGGAGCTCGCAGGCTCGCGGCTTCTTCGCCCGGGCGAACCCGGAGGACCGCAGCGACGCCGAGCTCGTGCGCTGCTACTACTCCGAGGCGAACTTCGAGCGCAAGGCGCGCGCTGAGAAGCTGGGCCGCGAACTCGGTGTCCCGGCCACGGCCATCGCCCTGGCCTTCGTGCTGGCCCAGCCGTTCCAGGTGTTCGCGCTGTTCGGCCCCCGTACGATCGCCGAGGCGCGGTCGTCGATGACCGGCCTCGGCGTCGAGCTCGACGAGCAGCAGGTGGCTTGGCTGGACCTGCGCGAGGGGTGA
- a CDS encoding ATP-binding cassette domain-containing protein — protein MTTPAIEAEGLRKRFGTTQALDGVSLQVPAGRVLGVLGPNGAGKTTAVRILATLLAPDEGTARIGGLDVVRDAARVRRSIGLTGQYASVDEDLTGMQNLLLIGTLLDLSRRDARRRAAELLEWFDLADAASRRAGTYSGGMRRRLDLAASLVGRPAVVFLDEPTTGLDPAKRDAMWDVVRTLVRDGSTVLLTTQYLEEADQLADEITVIDHGQVIAHDTPGGLKRQAGNRTLTVVPLDAADGPVVRSLLAAISGEDPQPLADGGFSAPVPDERAMTATVAALADRGVEVSELSLHLPTLDEVFASLTQTSARPTGTKEFAA, from the coding sequence ATGACGACACCCGCGATCGAGGCCGAGGGCCTCCGCAAGCGCTTCGGGACGACGCAGGCGCTCGACGGCGTCTCGCTGCAGGTCCCCGCCGGCCGCGTGCTCGGCGTCCTGGGCCCCAACGGCGCCGGCAAGACCACCGCCGTCCGCATCCTGGCGACCCTCCTCGCCCCCGACGAGGGCACCGCCCGCATCGGCGGCCTCGACGTCGTCCGCGACGCGGCCCGGGTGCGCCGCTCGATCGGCCTCACCGGCCAGTACGCCTCGGTCGACGAGGACCTCACGGGGATGCAGAACCTGCTCCTCATCGGCACGCTCCTGGACCTGTCCCGCCGCGACGCCCGCCGCCGCGCCGCCGAGCTGCTCGAGTGGTTCGACCTCGCCGACGCGGCCTCCCGCCGCGCGGGCACCTACTCCGGCGGCATGCGCCGCCGCCTCGACCTCGCCGCCTCCCTCGTCGGCCGGCCCGCGGTGGTGTTCCTCGACGAACCGACGACCGGGCTCGACCCGGCCAAGCGCGACGCCATGTGGGACGTCGTGCGGACCCTGGTCCGCGACGGGTCCACCGTCCTGCTGACGACCCAGTACCTCGAGGAGGCGGACCAGCTGGCCGACGAGATCACCGTCATCGACCACGGCCAGGTCATCGCCCACGACACCCCCGGCGGGCTCAAGCGGCAGGCGGGGAACCGCACCCTCACCGTCGTCCCGCTCGACGCCGCGGACGGGCCCGTGGTGCGGTCCCTGCTCGCCGCGATCTCCGGCGAGGATCCCCAGCCGCTGGCCGACGGGGGTTTCTCGGCCCCCGTCCCCGACGAACGCGCCATGACCGCCACCGTGGCGGCCCTGGCCGACCGCGGTGTGGAGGTCAGCGAACTCTCGCTGCACCTGCCCACGCTCGACGAGGTGTTCGCCAGCCTCACCCAGACCTCCGCACGACCCACCGGCACGAAGGAGTTCGCGGCATGA